A window of Deltaproteobacteria bacterium contains these coding sequences:
- a CDS encoding choice-of-anchor D domain-containing protein gives MHRSIVVFALLAPLLSVSLGGSGCSCDGPEVNRTSGTLELGTGNLQFGRVCVGDTAIFNLEVRNDGNVPLHISGAVVVGSGVFAVESFPETLAAASNQAEAIGTIRVTFTPSGEGEFFADLVVSSDDLERPEVTARLSGSGDGGARVDFNFLCESASGASLEDCPATLSFGDVGVDLSKEIPLVIENAGCALLRVDSIVIQDIGGSGPAPGFSLTAPETPFNVTNVIQQTVVPTLTPTAADTYVGRLILDYTDAGNSTSDTASLSMVGTGVQLQLLVRPPSFNFAEADISTPQTQTFTIENTGGLAGEIVSIALETGDPEFTVTPPTTMPAPMAAFGTVEFDVTYTPVDAEPDQDAVLIVTGFGALNPVPVAGGPVPSIEVTPSTTIDFGTVPTAGTASQVVTIANVGQADLNVTGFNFTVNPSDVFSLASAPPLPQVVAPGASFDITVQFDDDPGIGRDANGAGQSEVGELAIANDDPAYATLGGEYLLFIDTDTQANHVPLANIRTFVAGTECFAQPCNLDVCAAGGAEVAAFDGTGSSDPDNDTLLYLWEITQVPTGGTETLSSTNAPTTQLAPTFPGRWTVRLTVEDPYGNTATALSELSVSRTGC, from the coding sequence ATGCACCGCTCGATCGTCGTATTCGCTCTCCTCGCCCCCCTCCTCTCCGTCTCCCTCGGTGGCAGCGGCTGCAGCTGTGACGGCCCGGAGGTCAACCGCACCTCCGGCACCCTCGAGCTGGGGACCGGCAACCTGCAGTTCGGTCGGGTCTGCGTGGGCGACACGGCGATCTTCAACCTCGAGGTGCGCAACGACGGGAACGTGCCCCTGCACATCTCCGGCGCGGTGGTCGTGGGCTCCGGGGTCTTCGCGGTCGAGTCCTTCCCCGAGACCCTCGCCGCGGCCTCGAACCAGGCCGAGGCGATCGGGACCATCCGGGTGACCTTCACCCCCTCGGGCGAGGGCGAGTTCTTCGCGGACCTGGTGGTCTCCAGCGACGATCTCGAGCGCCCCGAGGTCACCGCCCGGCTCTCGGGCTCGGGGGACGGCGGCGCCCGGGTCGACTTCAACTTCCTCTGCGAGTCGGCCAGCGGCGCGAGCCTCGAGGACTGCCCGGCCACCCTCTCCTTCGGCGACGTGGGCGTGGATCTCTCCAAGGAGATCCCCCTGGTCATCGAGAACGCCGGCTGCGCCCTGCTGCGGGTCGACAGCATCGTGATCCAGGACATCGGGGGCAGCGGCCCCGCGCCGGGTTTCTCCCTGACGGCCCCCGAGACCCCCTTCAACGTCACCAACGTGATCCAGCAGACGGTGGTGCCGACCCTCACCCCCACCGCGGCGGACACCTACGTCGGCCGGCTGATCCTCGACTACACCGACGCCGGCAACTCGACCAGCGACACCGCCTCCCTCTCCATGGTGGGCACCGGGGTGCAGCTCCAGCTGCTGGTGCGGCCCCCCTCGTTCAACTTCGCCGAGGCGGACATCAGCACCCCCCAGACCCAGACCTTCACCATCGAGAACACGGGCGGCCTGGCCGGCGAGATCGTCTCCATCGCCCTCGAGACGGGGGACCCCGAGTTCACGGTCACCCCGCCCACGACCATGCCCGCGCCGATGGCGGCCTTCGGCACCGTCGAGTTCGACGTGACCTACACCCCGGTGGACGCCGAGCCCGATCAGGACGCGGTCCTGATCGTCACCGGCTTCGGCGCCCTGAACCCGGTGCCCGTCGCCGGCGGCCCCGTGCCCTCGATCGAGGTCACCCCCTCGACGACCATCGACTTCGGCACCGTGCCCACCGCCGGCACCGCCTCCCAGGTGGTCACCATCGCCAACGTCGGCCAGGCCGATCTGAACGTCACGGGCTTCAACTTCACGGTGAACCCCTCCGACGTCTTCTCCCTGGCCTCGGCGCCGCCCCTCCCGCAGGTCGTCGCCCCCGGCGCCTCCTTCGACATCACGGTGCAGTTCGACGACGACCCGGGCATCGGCCGCGACGCCAACGGCGCCGGCCAGAGCGAGGTCGGTGAGCTGGCCATCGCCAACGACGACCCGGCCTACGCCACCCTCGGCGGCGAGTACCTGCTCTTCATCGACACCGACACCCAGGCCAACCACGTGCCCCTGGCCAACATCCGCACCTTCGTCGCGGGCACCGAGTGCTTCGCCCAGCCCTGCAACCTCGACGTCTGCGCCGCGGGCGGGGCCGAGGTCGCCGCCTTCGACGGCACCGGCTCCTCGGATCCCGACAACGACACGCTGCTCTACCTCTGGGAGATCACGCAGGTCCCGACCGGCGGCACCGAGACCCTGAGCTCGACCAACGCCCCGACCACCCAGCTCGCCCCGACCTTCCCCGGGCGCTGGACGGTGCGGCTCACCGTCGAGGATCCCTACGGCAACACCGCCACCGCCCTGAGCGAGCTCTCGGTCTCCCGCACCGGCTGCTAG
- the rsgA gene encoding ribosome small subunit-dependent GTPase A: MSAAASTPADEGLLVLRAARRHVWLLEEEGPRRHRVRGGERLVPGDRVIPAADGAIDGPAERRNALERRTVKGDRLLAANLDGLLILLAHGTRDGGEGFIARCVAAAAAEGIEPLLVFNKADLDTEGDLGARMALHERLGFRVLRVSAQSGEGLEALEALLAGKVTALVGFSGVGKSTLINALDLEAEIPEGDVDEKGRGRHTTTLGQAYPWKGGALIDLPGIRSFGLLSEDGIDAAFPELAGLAEGCRFADCQHLTEPDCAVLEALEAGEVEEERLEVWRGIRESVESDGEGRW, translated from the coding sequence ATGAGCGCTGCAGCGTCGACGCCCGCCGACGAGGGCCTCCTCGTCCTGCGAGCCGCCCGGCGCCACGTCTGGCTCCTCGAGGAGGAGGGCCCCCGGCGCCACCGGGTGCGCGGGGGCGAGCGCCTCGTCCCCGGGGATCGGGTGATCCCGGCCGCGGACGGGGCCATCGACGGCCCCGCCGAGCGGCGCAACGCGCTGGAGCGGCGGACGGTGAAGGGCGACCGCCTCCTGGCGGCCAACCTCGACGGCCTGCTCATCCTGCTGGCCCACGGCACCCGCGACGGGGGAGAGGGCTTCATCGCCCGCTGCGTGGCCGCTGCGGCCGCCGAGGGCATCGAGCCCCTCCTGGTCTTCAACAAGGCCGATCTCGACACAGAGGGCGACCTGGGGGCCCGGATGGCGCTCCATGAGCGCCTCGGCTTCCGGGTCCTGCGGGTCTCCGCCCAGAGCGGTGAGGGCCTCGAGGCCCTGGAGGCGCTCCTGGCGGGCAAGGTCACCGCCCTGGTCGGCTTCTCGGGGGTCGGCAAGTCGACCCTGATCAACGCCCTCGACCTCGAGGCCGAGATCCCCGAGGGGGATGTCGACGAGAAGGGGAGGGGCCGCCACACCACCACCCTGGGCCAGGCCTATCCCTGGAAGGGGGGAGCGCTGATCGATCTGCCCGGGATCCGCTCCTTCGGCCTCCTCTCCGAGGACGGAATCGACGCCGCCTTCCCCGAGCTCGCCGGCCTGGCCGAGGGCTGCCGCTTCGCCGACTGCCAGCACCTCACCGAGCCCGACTGCGCCGTCCTCGAGGCGCTGGAGGCGGGGGAGGTGGAGGAGGAGAGGTTGGAGGTGTGGAGGGGGATCCGGGAGTCGGTGGAGAGCGATGGAGAGGGGCGCTGGTAG